The DNA window CGCTTTGACTGATGAATATTCATAATGGTCATCATAGTGAACATGGGAAATTTAGTAATTTTGTTGTGCGGGTTCTTTGGTGACAAAGCGATAAACAAAGTGGAACCCTTGAGTTCCACAAAGGTATACAAAGTTTTGCTAATAAAAAGGGTTTTTCAAAGGTCGTTTGCTGGACATTGGAAGTTTAAAGTTTTCAGGGGACACATGCTCATAGAATGAGGAATACCATATTCAcacgttttaatttataactaTCTTGACAAAGTATCAAGAAGGGAGGCTTTAAGTAGGATATCCTAAATAATAAAGTCGGAATCTAATTAATCTAAAGTATTTCATGTCTTTGGACCAAAACTATATAGTGCTTTTAAAGAGGTTTTAGGTCTCTGGCGATTTCCTATTCCTCATATTCCCAGTTACTCACTTTGCCAAACCTCCGCTGCCCGCTGTGGATCCTCCCTGTCCGTCCGGCGATCGCCGCTTGGCGTCCACTTTGAAGTCCGCTCCACTCTCGGGCGTGGGCATTACATTACCACCCAGCTCGGATTCGGAAGCATCCAGCGCCGCTGGAAGATCAGAGCTCTCGCACTCCACTTCGGGCACGCTGGCTATTCGGTCGGCGGCGCTTTCATTGGGATGCACAACCGAGACGGCGGCTTCGATGGGTTGGGTGGGTGGAAATGGTGACTTGGGCAGCTCCCCTGAACTCTGAGGTGCAATGCTGCCGTCGGCTGTGCCCGTTCGGGAGGCGGATTCACCAGGTCTGGCCATCGTGATACCCGAACTGGGCGTTGGCGAGGGATCGGCGGCCAGGTCATTCTCCAGACTTTTCAGATCGGTGAGATTTTCGGTGATGGTCTTATGAATTTCGTCGGTGGCCTCGGTGACGGTTTTCTGTATATTCTCCAGAGTTTTCTGCGACTTTTCCAGAATAGCAGCGGCATCATTGGACATGGGCTGCGAGCTGGCTCCTACTGCTCCTGAAAATTAAAGAAGCAAGTTAGTCATATTGAACCTTGGAAGTAATTGCAAAAACCCACCATCTTTTTCTGTTGCATGTTCCTGTACGGTGGCCACCTTTCGGTTTTGAGGAGAATCCGATCGCAACTTGGTGCTCTTGTTGCTTAGCAGACTCATCCTGGAGCTCATTCGCACCAGTTTCGACATGTTGGCGCCACCAGCTCCTTTGCCTCCTGGCGTTGAGGGTACGGTAACCTCACTGGTCACCGCAGGAACCGCTTCCACCGCCTGCAGAACTGCATTGCCCACCTGGGCAGCCAAAGGAGGAATTCCTCCTGCGGGATCGGATCCATTTGCTCCTTTCTCTATCGTGATTCCATGGGTTTTTGTGGTGACTGGTTTCTTGGGCTCCGTTGTTGTTCCGCCAGGTGGTTTAGTTTTTGTGACTTGGGATTTGCTGGACTTCACTGAAGACTCGGTTTCtttgccattgtttttggCAGTCACAGTCTTCCCAGTCTCCTTTCCCTTCTCCACCTTTGCATCCTTGGTGGAAATCCCCTTGGTGActgttttttttgcatttgtggTTGGTCTGCCACCTACAGGAGttttgcttgcatttttcGCTGGTGGTTTTATCGAGGATTCCGTCTTGGTCTTTGGTTTGGCACTTGCAGGGATCTTGGGCTTCGCTTTGGGGCTGCCCTTAGTGGTTGCCCCTTTTCCAACTTTGCTGCTCTTGGGCGTAATGCCCATGGCTTTGGTCTTCTCCGGCGATTTCGATCTCTTCTTGGACGAGGACGGCGGGGATTTGGACGCAACTTTAGTCGATCTGGTGGGAATTCGGGAGCGGGAGTTCCGTCGCGATAGAATCTCTGTTGGCTCGGGCTTACCCCGACTAGACACTCTTCTGCTTTGGCCAAAGGCATCGGGACTGATTGATTTCCGGCGACCCATCATAGCACTGGCTGGACTCAGGGAGATGGACTTCCGGCGACTGGGTGTTGTGGCCCGCATACTCCTGTTCCTGGCCATGGTAGCGGGTGAAATGCTGGACGACCGCAGCGACGAGGAGTTGATGCTCAGCCGCGAGTTCGCACGTGAGTTTCCCCGAGAGTTGGACACATCCAAACGGGAACTGGACCTCTCTGCATGGGAACTGGACCTCTCCGCACGAGAACCAGATCTTTCGGCGCGTGAGCTGGATCTCTCGAGGCGAGAGTTGGACCGATCCATACGGGAACTGATATGATCCAATCGGGAACCAGGCCTGGAAGGTGGGCCCCTGGATGCGGACCTCGAGTCCCCAGGTCTTCCACTCTCCCTCGAGGACGTTCTGCTGGGATGCATGGATCTGGAAGGAGATCGACTGCCAGCATTCATGGTTCTGCTAGGAGACCGCGTTATGCTTGCCCGGGAGCTCCGTCCAGAGGCAGTGATTCCGAAGTCCTTGGGTGGCGAACTGGAGCGTGAGTCTGGACTTTTGCGAACGGGTATGCGGGACACCGAGTCCCGCCGCGTGGAAACCTCTGATGGTGTATCCGCGGCATCGCCCATCAGCGAGGATCTGTGGGTGGGACTCTGTGCCGAACTGCTGTCCTTATTGGGAGTTCCAATGATGGGCGACAGTGTGCTCGGCTTGGCGATCTTGCCGTGCCGGCTCAGCGGCTTGGGTTCCTGATCCCTCTGATAGATGGACTGCCTACGCTGTCCGAAGCTTGGAATCCTGTTGGGTATACGGTTCGGACTTGGAGCCTGCACAGATTTCCGCCGGATCCGGGACAGTGTGTGAGCTGCTGGCAGTGTGGAGAGCGTGGGTCGGCGGAAACTGAAATCTGAGGTGGTGGCTGTAACGCTGCTCAGGTTGGAACTCCTGCGATCCGAGACCGTTTGCGTGGAGCTGCGACGCTCCGGtgaggtggagctggagcgACGTCTTGCCTGGTTGGGAGTACCATCAAAGGAGGGCCGGCTCAGGTCATCCAAACTGCACCAGTTGGAACGCGGCGGGCTGCGGGCGAGTGACTCCTCCTTGTTAATGATCTTGAGCAGACCGCGTTGCCTTCGCGTGGGATTCAGATTTGGCTTCAGTGGTCGCGGCAGTGCCCCGGGCGGAAAGACAGCCGTCTCCGGCCTGCTCAGATCCATGGTGGATCCGTAGTGCAGGCGGGGAATGGCGCTGCGATGCGGATCGGTTATCATAGGCAGCGATTCCATGCTCTTGATCTTTTGGCCGTAGGGCAAGCTGCGGATAGTATCCCTGCCAATGGATCCCCTTCTTCTTTGGGCTCGTGGCGTGAAGGTGTCGATGGAGGAGGTCAGCGAGTCCCGCTGCTGGAGGATGCCCTTCTGCGGAATGGCCAGTTTGCTGCGACTATGGCGTCCACTCATATTGAACTGCACCGAGGGCCGTGGCGAGTCATCCGTGGTCTGGTGGACGAGGTGACTGGCGTAACCCAGCGATGAAGGCAGCTCAGGCA is part of the Drosophila yakuba strain Tai18E2 chromosome 2R, Prin_Dyak_Tai18E2_2.1, whole genome shotgun sequence genome and encodes:
- the LOC6530581 gene encoding protein stum isoform X1, whose protein sequence is MQQTLSYSSSSPSPSPMPMPSASAAQPPPPPPPLPIPNPNATANLNLGPSTNPIPRPRSTGGESRYTVPAIIPVDYSYRTHTTRSILSAQSMAPSTFASNQSFVRQPSESDAQPYSSLFGDPVPPPLQPDDYFGTAAFETLRNGSVELPSSEEDALVAAMALNALLPAARERIFPSVPYTRTPRGSLLPYLQPPDIQILPNSSGGSSSEQLGSPNYRLLAPDDILNKPDVYDLENEVEEYTVVGQRMSFDDEEDEPARTTSQAAAKLSVSSITTDDHRGLLSDSYSGRDWFRPAPQHFPEFTRIPRLRPSSKMIMSMKQDEGPLSPLATMIQDMNSSSSGGEERVAPNESRPVSRDVVLSPKQYLEEQLGLERGSQMQSLVDYRMPPPPADPPPFHRTELTEQDDNRSVKPEHSLKREMSPVIIRDSIPMGGDYRVEQPRPHKKTAFTILSTGQAAPSAPRSPQQAPTRGRHASIQSTSTTTSSPAGRPQISPRRRSIFGSEPRLPELPSSLGYASHLVHQTTDDSPRPSVQFNMSGRHSRSKLAIPQKGILQQRDSLTSSIDTFTPRAQRRRGSIGRDTIRSLPYGQKIKSMESLPMITDPHRSAIPRLHYGSTMDLSRPETAVFPPGALPRPLKPNLNPTRRQRGLLKIINKEESLARSPPRSNWCSLDDLSRPSFDGTPNQARRRSSSTSPERRSSTQTVSDRRSSNLSSVTATTSDFSFRRPTLSTLPAAHTLSRIRRKSVQAPSPNRIPNRIPSFGQRRQSIYQRDQEPKPLSRHGKIAKPSTLSPIIGTPNKDSSSAQSPTHRSSLMGDAADTPSEVSTRRDSVSRIPVRKSPDSRSSSPPKDFGITASGRSSRASITRSPSRTMNAGSRSPSRSMHPSRTSSRESGRPGDSRSASRGPPSRPGSRLDHISSRMDRSNSRLERSSSRAERSGSRAERSSSHAERSSSRLDVSNSRGNSRANSRLSINSSSLRSSSISPATMARNRSMRATTPSRRKSISLSPASAMMGRRKSISPDAFGQSRRVSSRGKPEPTEILSRRNSRSRIPTRSTKVASKSPPSSSKKRSKSPEKTKAMGITPKSSKVGKGATTKGSPKAKPKIPASAKPKTKTESSIKPPAKNASKTPVGGRPTTNAKKTVTKGISTKDAKVEKGKETGKTVTAKNNGKETESSVKSSKSQVTKTKPPGGTTTEPKKPVTTKTHGITIEKGANGSDPAGGIPPLAAQVGNAVLQAVEAVPAVTSEVTVPSTPGGKGAGGANMSKLVRMSSRMSLLSNKSTKLRSDSPQNRKVATVQEHATEKDGAVGASSQPMSNDAAAILEKSQKTLENIQKTVTEATDEIHKTITENLTDLKSLENDLAADPSPTPSSGITMARPGESASRTGTADGSIAPQSSGELPKSPFPPTQPIEAAVSVVHPNESAADRIASVPEVECESSDLPAALDASESELGGNVMPTPESGADFKVDAKRRSPDGQGGSTAGSGGLAKSSSQEFLEDKDNAKKGGLCGCCSKLFMPCRRSRCSRCCRRRERNESAEDQPVLWSGNSSATTATNVHVIDETKPKRKKVSDWLKSSCCRSCRKKPVTQEEHEAVEETVSKRTKQEANMSTGPRTRGKCGLCLSKVFCCRSVNRVDPTTGDETEMKQCCFCIPCRRGSRPNKKGSTVSWRDQDPELGIKPTESSVLEGASEAAMSAATDAGNGQVKEGCCKRFWLMLLCCRKRKRRESNARRQSIRAPPPSEDTRKKLHVDLVEYSSKMKGAIPVLPLYLAWFCAFCNVVFPGLGTLLSGLFCLCVGIPRFSQFDSARARIGSFIINIIVAVSQFFCVLFCFVGWGWSIWWGTIMLRCAKKLSKIKKVERLELEEEQRQAQLAEAGKNGVAEADKT